The genomic interval TATGTGTATAAGTACGGGACTTCTTATCAAATGATGTCACATATCATTGTTTCCCTTCCCTTTTCATGGAATATTTGTATTCTATGATGAAATGGGAAGAAAAACTCCAATTTTTCTATGTTGAGATGTTTTTGATGCTCTAAAAGaatcttttaattcatttcttGAAACATTTGATTGGCAGGATGATGGCCTGCTTCACACTACTTGTGGAACTCCAAACTATGTTGCTCCTGAGGTGCAGATTCTTCATGAACTTTATATATGTACACGGCATTCCTACAAGTGTTATAACTTATAACGAACGTTTTGATATGTAGGTTCTTAATGATAGAGGCTACGACGGTGCAACTGCAGACTTATGGTCTTGTGGAGTTATACTCTTTGTACTGCTTGCAGGTTACTTGCCGTTTGATGATTCTAATCTCATCAACCTTTATAAAAAGGCAAGCATTTCTTTTTTACCTTgtcatcttttctttttttaaattaaattctaCTGCTCTTTGCATTTTTCAGTTCTCACTTCTATTATATGCAGATCTCGTCTGCTGAATTTACTTGTCCTCCGTGGCTTTCTTTAGATGCCATGAAATTGATAGCTCGAATTTTGGATCCCAACCCAATGACTGTAAGTACCATGCTATTGGTGTTCTGTTGCCTTTTCTTAAAGCAAACATAACTTTTCATtggtaaaatgaaaagagactaatgctcaaaatacaGTCCTTCAAGAAAATATGAAACCgtgaaaaacaaaagaagaggTGTTATGTTGTCATTGTCACTTTCTTTTGTACTGCTCCTGCATGTTCCACCTTAGGAAGGTTAGTGATGAAATTACTGTAGTTGAACATTGTAGTTAAACTGTTCACACTTGGAATAATAAGCAAACTTTACCTGTGTGTgtacattcaattgtttgactACTATGTTTTTTGTACTTTATCATAGATCATAGTTATTTGGATTACACTTTGATTTTCTTCTACTGCAGCGCATCACTATACCAGAAATTTTGGAAGATGAATGGTTTAAGAAAGATTATAAGCCTCCTGTTTTTGAGGAGCAGAAGATTGCAAACTTGGATGATGTAGAAGCTGTCTTTAAAGATTCGGAAGTATGTCAAATTTGATTTCGTTATGAGCATTTCTGACTTCTGAGTATTGTAATGTCGCTTATAATTTCTCAATGTTTATGAACTTTTTCCCAGGAGCACCATGTGACAGAGAAGAAGGAAGAACACCCAGCAGCTATGAATGCCTTCGAGTTAATTTCAATGTCGAAGGGGCTCAACTTGGCAAATTTGTTTGGTACAGAACAGGTTTGCACTTGCCATAATTGTGAACGTCCCATATTGTTTGTTCAGTTACAACGGTTGTGTCCCCGCGTAAATTGATTATGAACGGACTTTTTCCCATACCCTTGATAGAACCAACAGCATCTTATAGACTGGATTTGTGTATTTTGACCATGAGTTGCACTTGTCTTGTTGTTGGGCAGGAATTCAAGAGAGAAACAAGGTTCACCTCTAAATGCACAGCTAATGAAATTGTAAATAAGATTGAAGAAGCTGCCAAACCTCTTGGTTTTGATgtacaaaagaaaaattacaagGTGAGCTAACTCTACACAATAGACTGACTTCTGAATGGTTTTGAATCACGAGTTGCATATTTTTCTGCTAATTGATATTTTGTATTAAGAATGATCATGCTATTTCTCTATCAGATGAGGCTTGAAAATGTGAAAGCTGGTCGGAAGGGAAATCTTAATGTTGCCACAGAGGTACTGAATGATGAAGCATTGTGTTATAGAGAGggaattttaaacaaaatctaaCACTTTTTTCTCATTCTTGAATAGATTTTGCAAGTAGCACCTTCTGTCCATGTGGTTGAGATGCGAAAAGCAAAGGGAGACACTTTAGAGTTTCACAAGGTACTTCCTCTGCTAGTGTGAAAAATCGTTCTCATCCATATACGATATGGATAATACAGGTAGTATCATAATTTACATAACTTGACGCTACACGCGTGCAAATACTAATCCTTTGGCAAACTTGGTTAAAAGAAGTTATTTTTAAGGTTTTCATTGAAGGGAAAGATTAAATGATACAACTCGTGTGGGTTTTGTTATGGATGAGAAAGAGCtctatttcttttagttttgtgATTCTATACTTGTTCTTTGAAACTGTGTATTATCTTTGCAGTTCTACAAAAACCTCTCCACCTCCTTGGAGGATGTTGTTTGGAAGACTGAGGAAGACATGCAAGAAACAAAGTGAAACTCAACGCAGTTCGAATTACGAAGAACAAATTCTTGTAAATGCTTCATGACTGCTGTTTCCTTAACCCTCAATTCTCATGTGTTCAATCGATTGTTTTCCATTTTATTGTAGGAAAGCATGTAAAAAGCTCCCAGAAAATGAGCTATGATAGATGTTTTTGATCTTACACTTAAAACTTGGATTCTCAGTGATAGCCAGGaatatttgcaattctttttaGGTATTATATGCTTCCATTAGTATTTCAAACACAAAATAGCTTTCTTAATGCTCAGTTGTTTTAAAAATGTTGCAGTTTGGAAACTATGGACTGAAAGCAACTTTTGTTCTGCTGTcaacaaaagaaagaagtttGAAATATGTTGGGACAGTATAGAAGCAAATGGGACTTCCAAAAATGTACTGTTTCTTAACAAAATAATGGTAACATGAAAGCAATGATTTAAGGGTTGGGAAGTTTGACTAATTAAACTGCCCTGGCTTTGATTGAGTGAGTAAAAAATTGTTCTCTTGCTCTTCAGGTGATTGGGAAAGTCAAATGATGATTAAAATAAGTTTGTTAGTCAATTTATGATTGATTAATTGAAAGGCTGGCTGGATTGTATTTTTGAATTGCTTGTTGAGAAAAGTATACATTAGAAAAGAaacttcatttttaaaatcatcttTTGGGAGTGTGAAAGCAAAAAGACTATTTATTCTGCCCTACTCGGAAGGATTTGCATTAATTCAAACCAAAATAGAAATGATCATAATGATGATTGTTTTCAAAAGGTCAAGAATTTAAGTTAATATTTTAGAAGTTCAAATTTAAAAgtctgaaaataaaaaattaatattaaaaaaataagtttttattaaTTCGGGTTGGGTGGGTTGTAAATCCAAAAGATCTAAATAAAGTCTCTAGCCAAACccttaaaatttgggttgagttaGGTTAGATTGTCAGTTTATaactccttttttctttttaatttaaaatatgtaaatttatatacaacacgtggctaataattaaaatttcgtaaaatttaatgttaaatatcaaatatctataatatttattacaaactttaaacagaaacaaatatcataacaattttaaaagtttaaacaaagatatatatatatatatatattatttgagtCGGATTGGATCAACCAAAATTTTTTAACCAATCAGTGATCCAATTCAAcccaataaaaaatagaaaaagtttaatccaatccaaaaacaaaactaacccaactTAACTCTTACATTTTGGGTTGGATAGTCAGGGTTCTTCGAGTTATCAAGTCATCTTAATAGTCCTATTTATTATGttgtttttttacaaaaaaatattcTCCTTAATTTCTTATTAGGTTATTTTTATGTGAAAAATATTGTCTGGCTTGAATACCATTCTTATTTGgctactaaatttcaaaatgttgcatttttctcttaagttgagtttaattttttatttagtccataaatttcaaAGTGTTATTTTTTCCATTGAGTTTTTAGCTTCATTTCCATTTGTTCTTTATTACACTTTTACTACTCACTTTTGGTCTTTGATATTAGTTTTCATCTAATCaagtagatttttttaaaattattttaaataataaaactgttaaaaatatttataattaagaaTAACATATCACTGTAATCTGTAATAGATGgtgatttatttttcaatatttgaaaacatacgcttttatttatttttaaaatatttctttgcTTTTGTAATTCTAGATGATTGCATGAAAATGAGAGGAAGACAGTGAAACAAAATAACATTTGaaacttttggggaaaaaaaagaatcagaaagaagaaatcagCGTGAATATTGTGAAAAGGGATTTGATAAGGGCGGGAGAGTAAGAGTAGAAAAATGGAGAAGTTTGTGCCGTGAGCGAACCGTTGCCGCTATTTCTAGGGTTTGAAATTTCAACGCAGatttttttgttggattttttaaTGATCATTATCTGACGCAAAAGGAAAGATGGAGTTTATAGCCTTTGAGTGATTCAAACGTTGAATTCTTTCGTTGACTGATAATACCCAATGAAGCAAAGCTGGAGGAGAGAGAGGTTGATGATGGAAGTGGATCACTCTGTTCTTCCTGAAATATTTATTGTGTCAGTTGACCTTCCTGTTTTCCCCCAATTTTTTCTCTTTCGTTCATCTTCCCTGTCCCTATTATCGTCATGGGAATCTGCTGCGCAAAACCTGCCAAGCTTGCTCATGCTTCTTCAAGCATTGTTTCTGGTGAATTgcatctcttcttctttttcttttaattacttCTACTTTTGTCCGCGATCAGTGGATCATTCTGTTGTTCGTGATTTAATTACTGAATATTAGCTTAAGACAGAAACGATTATTATGAATTACCATAGCAATGCGACTATGCGAAAGGAAAGGAAGCgattctcttgtcaattttctGATCATGGCATTGTGTAATTCGGTCCTCATATTAATTTGTATAGCCTGCTGCTGTTTAGTTACTTCCTGGCTGCGCATACATTGCCATTTCTAACGTTCTAGCATATATTGTGTTATTAGATTGTGAATTTATTGTCTTCTTTGTGTTTGGATTTGCTCCTCAATTGTCTCATTTTCCTGGCAGGAACGGATAAACCAAATAGCAAGCCCAACGTGGAATCAGCCGATTCTAGTTTGAAAACTGTAAGTCTTAACTCTAGTATGCCTGTCATCAAACCGAAATTCGACGTGTCTGGCACCTCGGCTCTCAAATCTTTTAGCTTCATTGATCTCAAGAATGCCACCAAGAACTTCCGTAGTGAAAGTCAAATTGGCGAGGGAGGATTTGGATGTGTCTTTAAAGGATGGATCGATGAGCACTCTTATCTTCCTACCAAACCTGGAACTGGAATTGTAGTGGCTGTCAAGAAACTCAAGCGAGAGAGCCTTCAAGGCTACAAGGAATGGCTTGTACGTAAACTATGAAACCTGCTATTATTAATCATAATATGTTTTCCAACTAATTCACCTTAACTTCATTTGAATCGCATTATTTCAGGCGGAAGTAAATTATCTGGGCCAGCTTCGCCATGAAAACCTTGTCAGGCTCATTGGTTATTGCTCCGAATCCGATAACAGACTCCTGGTTTATGAGTATATGCCAAAGGGAAGTCTGGAAAATCACTTGTTTAGAAGTTAGTATGCAACCCCAACTCTACCTTTGGCTTTTTATTTCAGCATCTTTCTTCTCTTGCTCAATTTTAAAGCTGTTGCCTTTAACTCATATCTAGATTCTAGATTAGTGTTTTCCCCTTCCAATTTTTAGTACTTTCAGTCTAgctattaaaaatttaaaatggttCAAGAAATCCATTATAAGGTACCTTCGGTACAGAAGCATTGTTTATACAGAGAGTACAACTGAAGGAAGAAACTTTTTATTGATCCCAAGTGATCAAGTCATGGAGCTAGGCTTTTTATACTGCCAATCAACTAACAAACATCTAGTATCCCTTTAATAAATTACCATACAAAAGCATTGTTTATACAGAGAGTATAACTGAAGGAAGAAACTTTTTATTGATCCCGAGTGATCAAGTCATGGAGCTAGGCTTTTTATAGTGGCAATCAACTAACAAACATCTAGTATCCCTTTAATCAATTACCAGAGTTACTTCTGTGGTATAATAACTGCCACAGCAATAAACTAAATGCTTATATtgattcttttaattaattcatttatttatttgtgtgTGGTGGTTGCCAATGTGGgagcggggggggggggggggggggcgcgGTGGGGGTTGTGGGGGGTAGTTCTAAAACTTTTATGTGGCTGCTCCTGTTATAGGACGACAACACTATGCTGTCTTAATGAAATTGAGCTGGCCAAAAGCAAATGGAGTAAATGGGAACTATTCTCCGAGGCCATTGGATAATGAATTGTGTTACTGAATTACGCAGGTGTTTGGGAACCAAAGCATTTGAGAATGGACGCATTAAAAGgaagatattttcaaaattacttcTCAAGGAAAGAGCATATGTACTGGGACGTTCTATTTTAATTGCAAGTTCACATTGTTAACCATAGAAAATGGTGATTTGGTCTGATCTTGTAGATTgttgttttcttctttatttcctTCTTTGCATTTAAGCATTAACTAATATAAAACTCACACCCAAGAATGGATACAAGCCCGAGGTAGGTTTACTTGTCACGGAGTCAGAATGATGTTTCTCCATGCCTTTAGTTGCCACCTTGTTCCTCTTGATTGTGATTTATTGCTTTGGAGGACAAGCATTTacatgatttttaaatttttaaaaggttTCATGTGTTGTTGGGGTATTTTTCTCTGGGAATTCGTAATGATACCCACCTTTCTCTGCTTCTACAGAAGGTGTTACACCTATTTCTTGGCGTGTGCGAATGAATATTGCAGTTGACGTGGCACGGGGATTAGCATTCTTACACAGTTCTGAACCTAATGTTATATATCGTGATTTGAAGGCTGCCAACATTTTACTTGATTCAGTgagtaatttttttcttatcaacGGAAAGAAAATCCCCTCTGAAGATacttatttctctctctttccttTTAAGGAATTCAATGCAAAACTCTCAGATTTTGGCTTAGCAAGGGAAGGCCCTACGGGAGACAAGACTCATGTTTCGACCCGGGTAATAGGAACTCGAGGCTATGCTGCCCCTGAATATGTAGCAACAGGTTGGTagaattcatttatttcatcCTTTATTATTTCCTTAATTGATGAAGTAAAAGCAGATATTGAATTTTAGAAAGTATTGAATCTATTTCATTCTTCTTAGCTCATGTATGGAATGGTTGAATTTATTGTTTCTTTCTTGGTAAGAGTTAGGATAGGGCTTTCTACACATATAAcctaattatattaaaattgtctTAAACTTCTTAATCTTTTCATAGCCTAATAGGATGAACTATTACACAAAAATCTAGCTCAAATGTTTATATCACCCTCCAcgaatttcaaatattttgaaaaatgataaTAAGAAAAGAcacatatgaaaaaaaaaaataccatattCACGCTTCACGATCATTAATAACTTGTACATAGAAGTCACGTTGGTTATAGTATACAATACATGTgagatttatttatatattttgttttaaatttcaaatatatatgggtatattttaaataatcgGGGGACGCCATCTATCCTAGTATaatatacatgtatatatataacaaagtatATGGAATATATATATCTCAATAGAAACGAGACTGACGTTAAAATATGaggtatatattatataaaatcttaaatttgtATTTGTTCTAAATACATTTGGAATAACCCCAtacatatttgaaataaatattgtataaatatataaatatcatagaagtgagaataaaataatattcattaaataataatCCAAAACGcaaaaaaagttaataaaaaatattcctAAATTGAAGGGATAAATACCatataaattaaagaataatttaatattcattaaataatACCCCACATTAATTACAAGATATACCGTATTAATTGATAATacgaattttttaatatttaattgaattttttattgaatttttaattaatattaaattgtaagagttttaaaattttaataagagaaaatgagTATTAAGTTATATTTATCCAAAAATTAGGGCAAGATCtagatatgaaatatattacaaCTTTAAGatatttgtgaaattttgtTTGTAACTAGGTTAAATGTCTAAAACTTTATTTAgtgtattgaaaattaagagGCAGAAAAGAAACCAAGATCCAAGATGAGAGAAATAGCTTTACGAAAACACTAGAGAACAACGTAAGGAACAAAAAGAAGTTATCCAATGGATGATATTCTATACTGCATTATGATGACCATGGTTTAATACGTTTGAAATGTAGCCATATTGGCAAAAGTTCTATTTTTTCCTTGTTTGTAGAATAAACATATATTCTTATTTAGGAAATGATGCATTAATACAAGGGTATTGCACTCATCTCGTACTCTGCCTGGCGATGGTTTGACCGTCTAAAACAGGTCACTTGACTCCAAAGAGTGATGTATACAGCTTTGGGGTGGTTTTGCTAGAACTGCTCTCAGGCAAGCGAGCACTAGACCAGGAGAAAGTTGGGAGAGTTGAAGAGAGCCTTGTGGATTGGGGGAAACCACTTCTAAGTGACGGTAAGCGCATGTTAAGGATAATGGATACGAGGATGGGCGGTCAATATTCGAGAAAAGAAGCTCAAGCTGCAGCTTCGCTTGCACTGAATTGCCTCCACACAGATCCCAAAAACAGGCCATCCATGAGTGAAGTTCTTGACGAATTGGAACGACTACACGCCACAAAGGATGTTCCAAGGACCCCGGACGTTCATGCCATCAGACGCACTCCACCTGCTAGATTTCAATCATAATTTGTTTCCTCGAATTGTTTCATTGGCCAACAAACGCACCATGTCTTACCTACTACAGAAGATGTGTGCTGTACAAGTTTTGTGGATATTTCCAAGTAGAATATATACACCACACCTTAAGGAAATGTAATCAACACATTTACATTTATAAAAACAGTCGGCAAGTCTTTTCAAATAATCAGGAAGAAAGACTTGTTATAGTATGTTTGAGAGATTTTAAAACGATTAAAATCACTTCAAAACATGTTTTAGTGAGTAAAAATGTACtaaatcaaatattagattGATTGAAATAAATAAGACTAATCAAAACATGACCTAATAATGAGACTACTCAAAAACTAtaaactaaaaggaaaacaaaacagTCCATTAAACAAGAAAGAAAGCTCTCAATGCTCTGGATTCGGGTCCTTTTCCCCGTGTTTGggtctgtgttcgaccctggctCATTTTGCACAGTTTGACTTGTACGGTTTTCAGTCGTCCCAAACACCCTCATAACAAGCTGCCAAAACATGAAGACATCTCATTTCCGGGAAGATTTAACTATCAGGAACAAAGAATATTTTGCAAACTATTTGCTTACACTACCTGTTCACAACTGATGATTTAATCTATAGCACAGAACTAAAAGAACCTAATTTCTCATTTGCTATAAAACATCGCAAGGAAAAATTACAGTAAATGCTGCTCCGCTCGTACATACAATAATTTTACGAAATAGCTACTCAAGTTTAAAAGCGCCCACGACGGCTTTTCTCTAATCATTTGTATGCTAATTGGTGCTGACAAATCATATCTGGCGTTAAATTAAGAGGTGGAGAGGCAAATGCAATTACGATCATATCATTATTGTTGCCACCCATATTGTTGGTTGCGGTTTCCGCCCATCACATTGGAGCCACGGCCAGTACCAGAACTACCAGGATATGGACCATTCTGTTGATAATTTGGAGCTCCCACGCCATAACCACCACCAGCTCCAGCTCCACCTCGAGGACCAGCACCAGACATGTTACCAGACCCATAGGGTGCAGCACCTCGTCCTTGAGCATATTGTGTGTTACCATAACCACCTTGACCACCACGACTTGAGTGGTTGTATCCAGAAGGGGGATTTCCACCGGGATACCTACCAGGACCTGGGGGTCCACGAGGCTTTCCAAAATGATGGCTAGGCCCTGCGGCGACTGGTTGTTGAGACCCATGAATTGGTTGGTTAGGTGGAAGGCGTGCATGTGCATGTGCATGTGCTTGGCCCGACTGCTGAATAGGTGGAAGGCGTGCATGCTGTGGGTGTTGCAACTTCTGTCGTTTTGCAGTTTCTTCATGTTGCCGTTGCTGTTGGCGCTTCTTCTTTGTCTGGAACTCGTGTGATGATTCATACTTAGGCAAACTGGATATGAAGAAAACATTTAGATATACACTGAAGATTAAACGAAAATGATATGGCATCCAATAAATAACTACTTACCTTTTAGGATCGCAAGGTAATGGATCTGTCCAAAAATACTCCGCATCTAGGGCATCCTTGGCAGATATTCTCTATATTTATTGTGAATAAAAAAAAGGTATAAGATTCGGAACATATTAAGAAACCCAGAATATGGATCAAATGGTAATAGATGAGAGTATATTGAATAGCTTCTTGTAGTCTCTGGATTCTCACcgaaatatatatttacatcCCCATGAAAGTAAAAAGTTATTGGGTACATATGTTAAAATATTACCAGTAATATAAACATTGATGTCTTCAGTAAACCGTACCACTAATAAAAGCATTGATAATCATAGTCACTCACGCATCCGTCTTATCGTGCATTCAATCTAAAAATGCATATTCCTACCACGGGGTTCAagaattattcaaatatataccACCATTTCTTTCTCAGACATCAGCACCACAAAAAAACTCAACTTCttatcatagtttttcttttttttccgtTCTTTCTTAACCAAGGGCCTAAATAGCCCCTACACGAGCATTAGTTCCACCCATGCATGTGACCCACTGGGGGACGGTGCAGGACATGATACTAACTTGTAAGAGCAAGTTTTGCATTTATGATTTGTCCAAAATTACATTGGGCTAGAAGTGGTCAATATCTAGACCAAAAAGatctgaaaataaaaaagatagaCCAAAGTGATACCTGAGAAGGATCAAGCGTAAGCATCTTCTCCAACAGTTCTAAAGCATGACGATCAAAACTACAAACAAAATTATCAAAGCCATAAATGAAAATATTGGGTTGATGATATGAACTGCAatgcacaaaataggtaaagCACCAGCTGAACTTACTGCCGGAAAACTTCTCTAATACGTCTCTTCATCGGCCTTGTGGGCTTGAAATTATTGTACCAAGGGATTTTAGAAACCCCAGGCCAATTGACTTCATCTGGAGCACCACACAGCTCGAAGATCTTATTTAATTGCTCCGGCTGCAATAAACAAAAAGGCATGAGGATGCCTGTTTTAACAAACTCACAAGAACTCAACAATTTGAGGcttttttaacttttgaagCTTTGGGTGCAAAAAAAGGTGTGGGCCCATTTAAAAGGCGCACCatatttaaaaacatatatatatatatagatagatagatagatagatatgtCGATGTATATGCACATAAAAATTAACATTCATGATATTCATGTGAAACTTGTAGGCAAACAAGGttcaaactttctatacttgATAGAAACATTGGGGGAGACAGAATGATAAAATGGCAGGAAGCAAGATCTGAATTAGGAATGTGgggaaataaaacatcaaactTATCATAAGGATTTTCCATTTAGGGTTAGTAATTCTTTTAGAAGCCCTAGGAGCACGCCTCAAGGGCATTTAAAAACAACTATAGTATTTGTTTGAGCCGCATTATACTTCTATATGCACTGATAAACAAGTTTAAGTACCAGAAGTTTTTTTCACCCTTTTGGATAAATAATTGGTCACCAGTTCAAATACTCCAAACTGATTTAGAATTCTTATGTTGTATCTTTATTTCTAAACTTTTCACATTTCAAACCTGAGAAAAAAGGATTGCAATGCAAAGTTGCTAGGtatcacggtcatgcttgtccagggcctgttgcccatggttGCATGCCCATCTCAACCCCTTTTAATCATGCTTTCATCTTATGTATTTCATTCTGTAAGTTAGTTTGCTTTGTTAGCTCATCTTGTTGTAAGTGATTGCTCGCCTACGTCTATATGCAAGGGTGACAGTCACAAAATTGCTTAGAATGCACCggggataagactaactatCATATCCTCATACCCGAAGTGGTATGCTACAAAGCTGTTagtgttgcttattgctttctagcttGCCTACTATAATCTTTCTTCTCTCAACTCATACTTTCAAACACTTGCAAAAACCTTTTCCTCtgaacccgttttctaaaactgtTTTCTCCAAAACGGGGGTAAAGATAGTGAGAAGCACCCGGTATGCCATCAGTGATCTGAATTCGAATTGATTGACTTGTTCGTAAGCATGAACAAGcaccgcacaatcgctaagtgaAGCTTCCGGAAGTGCGATTGTGACACTAGGCACATTACACACTAGCCCCAAAAACCCGGGGGTGGAGGTAATGCATGGGATGCTGTCCCTTAACTTGAGAATCATATTACAC from Benincasa hispida cultivar B227 chromosome 10, ASM972705v1, whole genome shotgun sequence carries:
- the LOC120087761 gene encoding CBL-interacting serine/threonine-protein kinase 3 isoform X3, with amino-acid sequence MRRSGVNQPKVKRLVGKYEIGRTIGEGTFAKVKFAKNSETGEHVAIKILDKEKVLKHKMAEQIKREIATMKLIKHPHVVQLFEVNHGRMSENEARRYFQQLINAVDYCHSRGVYHRDLKPENLLLDAYGNLKVSDFGLSALSQQVKDDGLLHTTCGTPNYVAPEVLNDRGYDGATADLWSCGVILFVLLAGYLPFDDSNLINLYKKISSAEFTCPPWLSLDAMKLIARILDPNPMTRITIPEILEDEWFKKDYKPPVFEEQKIANLDDVEAVFKDSEEHHVTEKKEEHPAAMNAFELISMSKGLNLANLFGTEQEFKRETRFTSKCTANEIVNKIEEAAKPLGFDVQKKNYKMRLENVKAGRKGNLNVATEILQVAPSVHVVEMRKAKGDTLEFHKFYKNLSTSLEDVVWKTEEDMQETK
- the LOC120087761 gene encoding CBL-interacting serine/threonine-protein kinase 3 isoform X1 → MRRSGVNQPKVKRLVGKYEIGRTIGEGTFAKVKFAKNSETGEHVAIKILDKEKVLKHKMAEQIKREIATMKLIKHPHVVQLFEVMGSKTKIFIVLEFVTGGELFDKIVSTPFLKKKVNHGRMSENEARRYFQQLINAVDYCHSRGVYHRDLKPENLLLDAYGNLKVSDFGLSALSQQVKDDGLLHTTCGTPNYVAPEVLNDRGYDGATADLWSCGVILFVLLAGYLPFDDSNLINLYKKISSAEFTCPPWLSLDAMKLIARILDPNPMTRITIPEILEDEWFKKDYKPPVFEEQKIANLDDVEAVFKDSEEHHVTEKKEEHPAAMNAFELISMSKGLNLANLFGTEQEFKRETRFTSKCTANEIVNKIEEAAKPLGFDVQKKNYKMRLENVKAGRKGNLNVATEILQVAPSVHVVEMRKAKGDTLEFHKFYKNLSTSLEDVVWKTEEDMQETK
- the LOC120087761 gene encoding CBL-interacting serine/threonine-protein kinase 3 isoform X2 is translated as MRRSGVNQPKVKRLVGKYEIGRTIGEGTFAKVKFAKNSETGEHVAIKILDKEKVLKHKMAEQIKREIATMKLIKHPHVVQLFEVMGSKTKIFIVLEFVTGGELFDKIVNHGRMSENEARRYFQQLINAVDYCHSRGVYHRDLKPENLLLDAYGNLKVSDFGLSALSQQVKDDGLLHTTCGTPNYVAPEVLNDRGYDGATADLWSCGVILFVLLAGYLPFDDSNLINLYKKISSAEFTCPPWLSLDAMKLIARILDPNPMTRITIPEILEDEWFKKDYKPPVFEEQKIANLDDVEAVFKDSEEHHVTEKKEEHPAAMNAFELISMSKGLNLANLFGTEQEFKRETRFTSKCTANEIVNKIEEAAKPLGFDVQKKNYKMRLENVKAGRKGNLNVATEILQVAPSVHVVEMRKAKGDTLEFHKFYKNLSTSLEDVVWKTEEDMQETK
- the LOC120087684 gene encoding probable serine/threonine-protein kinase PBL3, with the translated sequence MGICCAKPAKLAHASSSIVSGTDKPNSKPNVESADSSLKTVSLNSSMPVIKPKFDVSGTSALKSFSFIDLKNATKNFRSESQIGEGGFGCVFKGWIDEHSYLPTKPGTGIVVAVKKLKRESLQGYKEWLAEVNYLGQLRHENLVRLIGYCSESDNRLLVYEYMPKGSLENHLFRKGVTPISWRVRMNIAVDVARGLAFLHSSEPNVIYRDLKAANILLDSEFNAKLSDFGLAREGPTGDKTHVSTRVIGTRGYAAPEYVATGHLTPKSDVYSFGVVLLELLSGKRALDQEKVGRVEESLVDWGKPLLSDGKRMLRIMDTRMGGQYSRKEAQAAASLALNCLHTDPKNRPSMSEVLDELERLHATKDVPRTPDVHAIRRTPPARFQS
- the LOC120087682 gene encoding cyclin-dependent kinase C-2-like isoform X1, with the protein product MAVTAPGQLNVNESPSWGSRSVDCFEKLEQIGEGTYGQVYMARELKTGEIVALKKIRMDNEREGFPITAIREIKILKKLHHENVIKLKEIVTSPGPEKDEQGKPDGNKYKGGIYMVFEYMDHDLTGLADRPGMRFSVPQIKCYMRQLLTGLHYCHVNQVLHRDIKGSNLLIDNEGNLKLADFGLARSFSNDHNANLTNRVITLWYRPPELLLGSTKYGPAVDMWSVGCIFAELLHGKPIFPGKDEPEQLNKIFELCGAPDEVNWPGVSKIPWYNNFKPTRPMKRRIREVFRHFDRHALELLEKMLTLDPSQRISAKDALDAEYFWTDPLPCDPKSLPKYESSHEFQTKKKRQQQRQHEETAKRQKLQHPQHARLPPIQQSGQAHAHAHARLPPNQPIHGSQQPVAAGPSHHFGKPRGPPGPGRYPGGNPPSGYNHSSRGGQGGYGNTQYAQGRGAAPYGSGNMSGAGPRGGAGAGGGYGVGAPNYQQNGPYPGSSGTGRGSNVMGGNRNQQYGWQQ
- the LOC120087682 gene encoding cyclin-dependent kinase C-2-like isoform X2, with product MARELKTGEIVALKKIRMDNEREGFPITAIREIKILKKLHHENVIKLKEIVTSPGPEKDEQGKPDGNKYKGGIYMVFEYMDHDLTGLADRPGMRFSVPQIKCYMRQLLTGLHYCHVNQVLHRDIKGSNLLIDNEGNLKLADFGLARSFSNDHNANLTNRVITLWYRPPELLLGSTKYGPAVDMWSVGCIFAELLHGKPIFPGKDEPEQLNKIFELCGAPDEVNWPGVSKIPWYNNFKPTRPMKRRIREVFRHFDRHALELLEKMLTLDPSQRISAKDALDAEYFWTDPLPCDPKSLPKYESSHEFQTKKKRQQQRQHEETAKRQKLQHPQHARLPPIQQSGQAHAHAHARLPPNQPIHGSQQPVAAGPSHHFGKPRGPPGPGRYPGGNPPSGYNHSSRGGQGGYGNTQYAQGRGAAPYGSGNMSGAGPRGGAGAGGGYGVGAPNYQQNGPYPGSSGTGRGSNVMGGNRNQQYGWQQ